TCTAGGGCTCATTACAATCGAGATATCTTTTTGTTCAAATCCTTTCCTTGTCAAATTAGCCATTTGAACCATTGATTTGATCAATTTTTTTTCATCTGAATTTGCTGATATTTTTTTAGAGATTATTTCTATTTCTTTTTCTTCTTCTAAATAATTTAACTTGGCAACTATATTCCATCGATCCATTTGACCTTGATTGATTTGATTGGTTCCGTGATAAATACCAGAAGTATCTCCTAGTCCAACAGTATTAGCTGTAGCAAAAATTCTAAAAAATGGGTGAGGTGTCAGAACTTTACTTTGATCTAATAAAGTTAATTTACCTTCTGTTTCTAATACTCTTTGAATAACAAACATAACATCTGGTCTTCCAGCATCATATTCATCAAAAACTAAAGCTACGTTGTTCTGAAATGCCCAAGGCAAAATTCCTTCTTGGAATTCTGTTACCTGTTTATTGTCTTTTAAGATGATTGAGTCTTTTCCTATTAGGTCAATTCTTGATACATGACTATCTAAATTAACTCTTATACAAGGCCAATTAAGTCTGGCACACACTTGTTCGATATGAGAGGATTTTCCTGTCCCATGCAAACCTTGAAGAAATACTCTTTTGTTAAATTTTAAACCTAATAATATTGCAATAGTTGTATCTTCATCAAAAACATAGTTTTTATCAACTGGTGGGCAATGATGATCTTTTTTAATAAATTGTGGGACCTCAAAGTCAGTTTTTAT
The window above is part of the alpha proteobacterium HIMB59 genome. Proteins encoded here:
- a CDS encoding ATPase, dynein-like family (PFAM: AAA domain (dynein-related subfamily)~TIGRFAM: cobaltochelatase, CobS subunit), producing the protein MNKIESIKKENLNETTSVSSAELFGIKTDFEVPQFIKKDHHCPPVDKNYVFDEDTTIAILLGLKFNKRVFLQGLHGTGKSSHIEQVCARLNWPCIRVNLDSHVSRIDLIGKDSIILKDNKQVTEFQEGILPWAFQNNVALVFDEYDAGRPDVMFVIQRVLETEGKLTLLDQSKVLTPHPFFRIFATANTVGLGDTSGIYHGTNQINQGQMDRWNIVAKLNYLEEEKEIEIISKKISANSDEKKLIKSMVQMANLTRKGFEQKDISIVMSPRTVIMWAENYKLISNVQKSLAMTFLNKCDESEIDIYKEYYQRAFGEDY